A region of the Theileria equi strain WA chromosome 4 map unlocalized gcontig_1105316255039, whole genome shotgun sequence genome:
ATTGGATATAGCATTTCCAGCTCTCTTCCATAATGGCTCACTGTGATTATTGTTAGCTCCTCCTGGAGTCCCTGAACCCCCTTGGACTTCTGGAGTCTTGTCACCCCCTGGATCCCAATATGCAATGGTCCATACAACGGCTGCCACACCGGAAACCAGTGCTGATATCACAATTTGTCCAATCACTATCCAAAAGTATGTGTCAGACCACTGGAACTTCTCGGCAAAGTAGAGATAGACGGCATGGTATAGACAGGCCATGATACCAGAGAGGGGCATACCAAGACCAAAGTAAGCAACATCGGCAACTCCAATGGTAATGGATATAGATTCATCCAAACCAAACCCTAATGAAGCAATAACGAGAACCCAGTAGTAAAAGGTAAGACATCCACGTTCACCTCCAACTGAATATGCCACTATCAACAATAGGTTCATCACAAAAAGACCCCAAATGGCAACAACTGATACAATGTAGTCAACAGTCTTGTTACGCTTACTAAACAGGACATACAACGACATTAGGAAGAGACCAACATCTCCAGCTGTCTCCATggaatggtgaatggaatTGATGAAGATGCCAATTTGTCCACTAGGAATGCCAAACCTAACCACTGCAAACCTTCCCGCCGTAATGGCAACACGTAGAGTCTGTAGAAGCGAGAATCCTGCCATGAACATGGCAAACCTATGGATGAAGGTGGTGGAGGTATTCCCAGCTGCTTCACCTCCACCTCCTGTCATTTGTCCCTTTCCTGAGAAGTTTGGAAAATCTTTACCTATATCTATGTATCATCCTTCTCATTAAATCTCAAGATTACCTTCATGCTGTCTTGTCTATGTGCCACCAGACAGCATATATAAAACTAAATGTGCGATTAATATACAAATCTATTCATATTATAGTACAATGGCTAACGATATCGATGATACGTCGGTTCCATGTCTAAAATCAAAGACGCGAGTACCAAGGAATGGATTCCATCCCCATTGTCTCatctactcttccttagtCGCCAGAATCCATTATCTCAAAATAATTGCACATTTCCACAAAATTTTCGACATAGAATAATTTTACTATTTTTTAACTGGAAGCTTGAGACTGTAAGATCCAAATTGGTCCCTCTGACCAGATGGATAGTAGTTTGCTCAAAGACACATCTCCTTGAATGGAAATAGACATCGTCCACTTTTACATTATAAACACGTATTGTCCTCATAGTTCATGATTTTTCGGCCATAATGTCAAATGTAGAAGGAAATGTTAAGTTTTCACAAAATCGGATCGCTGATCATTGattcaaaaatgtgttCACAAATCCACCCATAACCGTTCTATTCTAGTGTTTACTCCACTAACTCCATGGCTTTTCTATAGATTGAGAGGTTAATAACTGCAAAGATATGAAGAGAAACATTCTACCTCTCACAAAGTTCCTTCATATCCATTTTCGATACATGTATTACACTTACACTGATAAATAAGTTCCCCTTCACAATAAATGCGCATTTTTAGCCATAAAAACCATGTACTGATTAGTATGGAAACGTATAGGTAAATTCCATGACACAAATTGAAACAAAATTAGGCTGACTCTTCTGTCAAAGGATTGTTGGCTATATTACCAAGCCAATCGTTCAAAATTGGAGCTACATTTGATAAAAACTGCGGAGCTATTGTATTGTGACAATTACCCTCCACTTCCACAAACTTCACATTCTCTCTACCCCTCAAGTGATTATATATTGCGTTCTTGCGTTCCTACATAGATGTTTGACATATGGTAGTATACTTACCCTTGCATTTGGAATAGAATCACCCGAAACATCTATGAATAAAGCAGGCAAATACGAAGGGTAAAAGGTCATGTTTTCTGTTGCATAACTATGGGCATTCAATGACGAAACGAACGCCTTAGGGGTCATCCTCTTAATAAAAAACATAGGATCCTAAATTAAATGTATGAGATATGTAACAATATACCTTGAATCTCAGATACGTTCCAAAAGTTTCCCCGTAACCAAATGGATTGTCTAAAGGGTTGTCCGTTTTTGGTGCAAATGATAAAAGAATTTTAGTTATTTGATCACCAAATTTCTTTTTATGTGCATTCAAACCATTTACATTCAATATTCCTGATGGAAAAATCAGAGAATCCATGAATTTGGCTTCCTTTTTAGCGTTTTTGTGAAACTCTTGCACGGCTTGCATAACAATATTACTACCCATGGAGCTTCCTAGAATATGATACTTGGCATCAGTAGAATGGGCCTTGTAGATAGTTCTCTCATTATAAACTTGATTGGGGTCCCCAAATTTACCTCTCTTGACGATACTCACAAACTGAAGCACGTCATAAACGTAATCCTTGAAATCACTAACATAGCATCGTTTCTCTGTTTGGGATTCAGAAAGACCGTGTGATTGCAAGTCTAAACCATATACATTGTAACCCATCCTATTGAGGCATTCCATAAAACTTCCCTCATATTCGTATCTTGACGATATTGAAAATGCATCAATTCCATCCAGACACGTATTCTCAaagaaatatttatatttatctTTACCTAAACCAAACTTCAAATCATTGTAGATTGATTCAGtttgtacatttgttaCAGTTGAAATAGTTGGAAAAATTGGGAATCCAAAGGTTTTGCAGTTCCAATTGTAATTATACTTACAAAATGTAGATCTGAAATGGGAACGAAGTCCATGAACAAGAATTACACTTCCCTTTGGATCATCCACTCTTGATGCATAAGTCTTTATCCTAAGACCGTCCTTATTTTTGAAACTACTCATTAGTAGCCGTGGTTCCTCAACAGTGTGTGTGTAAATTGGATCATTCCTATTGGTAAgtattgaaaaatatttgagACTGTCTATTTCAGTCCAAGTGCCATCTAAATGCTTTGAATAGTAAACGAGTCTGCAATTGTTTTCAGAGTCAGAAATCAATAGGTGAGACAAGAATGGGTCTTTTTCATCCGTAGAATAGCAAATATATAcgcatttttcatcatctttagctTTCCAAATTGGAAATCCATCATCTATAACTCTATTCACCTTGAATCCTGGGAGTGGCACCGATATGTAAGTGTGGATGTTTGCGATATATGAAAGCTTGATGTTAAATTTGTTTGTATCTGGATGAATTATGTCAAATCCGATTGTTGTCTTTAACTCATACTGTTTTAGTCCAACTTCCTCTAGCTTACTAGTGTATTCATCTTTAGAAATCGGTTTCCAACGCATTAGAGCTTTCCTGAAAAACAGTGCTTCATCATCACCCTTAGAATTAGCAATTATCAAATGCGCAAGCAAAGGTTTTCCAATGTTAGGATATACGCTAACGTATGCACAAGTCTCATAAATGGAGTTACTCTTCCAAATGGTAGTAAGACCATCAAAAACTCTACTCAAAATATACCCTGGAGTTGGCATATaaattgaaaatggaaGTTTTTCCGACCGATTTACAAAGAAATGGAATGTATCCACAACTTTTCCAATATCCAAAGTCAATGGGTAGAGTATAGAATTACTAAATACCAAACGTGTGAATCTTTCGTAGAAGACATCTTCGCTAATGACATTCCATGATCGCTTTAACTTCATGTAATGACTCGTCCTTTCAGAGAACCCTGGCTCCACTGTATGTAAATGAGCTAAAAATTGGCCATTGTGTGAACATATTGAAAC
Encoded here:
- a CDS encoding conserved hypothetical protein (encoded by transcript BEWA_052540A) encodes the protein MGDDKEGSKKSVPSSVSVVLDITKGIDEKAFQVVRQKPYDIQITTYIPRKGHILTKILEGSSIIWIGSWDDDEKCTKVSICSHNGQFLAHLHTVEPGFSERTSHYMKLKRSWNVISEDVFYERFTRLVFSNSILYPLTLDIGKVVDTFHFFVNRSEKLPFSIYMPTPGYILSRVFDGLTTIWKSNSIYETCAYVSVYPNIGKPLLAHLIIANSKGDDEALFFRKALMRWKPISKDEYTSKLEEVGLKQYELKTTIGFDIIHPDTNKFNIKLSYIANIHTYISVPLPGFKVNRVIDDGFPIWKAKDDEKCVYICYSTDEKDPFLSHLLISDSENNCRLVYYSKHLDGTWTEIDSLKYFSILTNRNDPIYTHTVEEPRLLMSSFKNKDGLRIKTYASRVDDPKGSVILVHGLRSHFRSTFCKYNYNWNCKTFGFPIFPTISTVTNVQTESIYNDLKFGLGKDKYKYFFENTCLDGIDAFSISSRYEYEGSFMECLNRMGYNVYGLDLQSHGLSESQTEKRCYVSDFKDYVYDVLQFVSIVKRGKFGDPNQVYNERTIYKAHSTDAKYHILGSSMGSNIVMQAVQEFHKNAKKEAKFMDSLIFPSGILNVNGLNAHKKKFGDQITKILLSFAPKTDNPLDNPFGYGETFGTYLRFKDPMFFIKRMTPKAFVSSLNAHSYATENMTFYPSYLPALFIDVSGDSIPNARERKNAIYNHLRGRENVKFVEVEGNCHNTIAPQFLSNVAPILNDWLGNIANNPLTEESA
- a CDS encoding conserved hypothetical protein (encoded by transcript BEWA_052530A), encoding MTGGGGEAAGNTSTTFIHRFAMFMAGFSLLQTLRVAITAGRFAVVRFGIPSGQIGIFINSIHHSMETAGDVGLFLMSLYVLFSKRNKTVDYIVSVVAIWGLFVMNLLLIVAYSVGGERGCLTFYYWVLVIASLGFGLDESISITIGVADVAYFGLGMPLSGIMACLYHAVYLYFAEKFQWSDTYFWIVIGQIVISALVSGVAAVVWTIAYWDPGGDKTPEVQGGSGTPGGANNNHSEPLWKRAGNAISNMLMCLCGMSCIYAFYPAIAPYQFVSPEAGHLIDLALLFTSAIPSLVIAAVCSWTDKGPDRPWTNDGKGNFAWWHATWLFMIPYVTAMVLCIFAIHYPNWRSSRAIYGNIWTTGIITVTLKCCEETLKGVANSGVGMQGECKDGQLSALNALTAQFTMDIVAYIGGGYVKAITKYDRDNWPTKHYGSWRSLGFWVGSALSGGLKCVRESFTTDIRANLITGNEVLFIVYADE